The following are encoded together in the Poseidonibacter lekithochrous genome:
- the feoB gene encoding ferrous iron transport protein B yields the protein MFIKDIKEIKTIKVALVGQPNVGKSMLINSISNARLKVGNFSGVTVAKEEVFLSYKNYKIEITDLPGSYSLNDYTLEEKVTKEFLDNSPYDIILNVLDSTNLERNLFLTSELLALDKKMLIALNMSDEAHKENIQIDDNQLSKILGKPCIKTSAAKNMGISNLLEAIVSKFEDDKLPTKLIFSDVIEEEIQNIVEFFEDCGFRTPNTYRQLAIKLLKEDKQTYKQIHDEPIWVKLQVVLNNAFEHMYIHYNTKNIEDIFNDEKFAFARGAVRETVKQPSILTKTITDKIDSLLIHKIFGLPIFLFLMWGLFQLTFELGNIPMDMIDAFFASLIDSTKEILGDNELSSVIADGAIAGVGAVILFVPNIVILFFGIALLETTGYMSRVAFLLDGFFHKFGLHGKSFIPLVTGFGCSVPAYMSARTLKNEKDRLLTLFIIGFMSCGARLPIYVLFTGAFFSEDNAGNILFLIYISGAILGLIAAKMLKIVVFKSEDEPFVMEMPKYRMPSFKLIWHTVSNQALMYLKKAGTYILAASVLIWFASNYPKHLDMDIQYETKIEQAQTQDLKDSLASEHALYNLENSYLGKIGKFSEPAFAPLGFDWKMAVALETGLAAKEIVVSTLGILYGLGEDHDESSSGLMEKIKKNIPLASAIAFIVFVMIYLPCLAASMVFAREAGGWKYLAYLFVFTTGTAWGLAFLAYSIAVVVI from the coding sequence ATGTTCATAAAAGATATAAAAGAAATAAAAACAATTAAAGTAGCATTAGTAGGACAACCCAATGTTGGAAAATCAATGCTTATTAACTCAATTTCAAATGCAAGATTAAAAGTTGGTAATTTCTCAGGAGTTACAGTTGCAAAAGAAGAAGTATTTTTATCATATAAAAACTACAAAATTGAAATAACAGACCTTCCTGGTTCATACTCATTAAATGACTATACATTAGAAGAAAAAGTAACAAAAGAATTTTTAGATAACTCACCTTATGATATTATCCTAAATGTTTTAGACTCAACGAACTTAGAGAGAAACCTATTTTTAACTTCAGAGCTTTTAGCTTTAGATAAAAAAATGCTTATTGCTTTAAATATGAGTGATGAAGCCCATAAAGAAAATATTCAAATAGATGATAATCAACTAAGTAAAATTCTTGGTAAACCTTGTATTAAAACAAGTGCTGCTAAAAACATGGGGATATCTAATTTACTTGAAGCAATTGTTTCAAAATTTGAAGATGATAAACTTCCTACAAAATTAATTTTCTCAGATGTAATAGAAGAAGAGATTCAAAATATTGTTGAATTCTTTGAGGATTGTGGATTTAGAACTCCTAATACATATAGACAATTAGCAATTAAATTACTAAAAGAAGATAAACAAACATATAAACAAATTCATGATGAACCAATTTGGGTTAAATTACAAGTTGTTCTAAATAATGCTTTTGAACATATGTATATTCATTACAATACAAAAAATATTGAAGATATCTTTAATGATGAAAAATTTGCTTTTGCTAGAGGAGCTGTTAGAGAAACAGTTAAACAACCAAGTATTTTAACAAAAACTATTACTGATAAAATTGATTCACTTTTAATTCATAAAATTTTTGGATTACCAATTTTCTTATTTTTAATGTGGGGATTATTTCAACTTACTTTTGAGTTAGGAAATATTCCTATGGATATGATTGATGCATTTTTTGCTTCATTAATAGATAGTACAAAAGAAATTTTAGGAGATAATGAACTCTCATCTGTTATAGCAGATGGAGCAATAGCAGGAGTTGGAGCTGTTATACTTTTTGTTCCTAATATTGTAATTTTATTCTTTGGTATTGCTTTGCTTGAAACAACTGGTTATATGAGTAGAGTTGCTTTTCTTTTAGATGGTTTCTTTCATAAATTTGGATTACATGGAAAATCATTTATTCCCTTAGTTACAGGGTTTGGATGTTCAGTTCCTGCTTATATGAGTGCAAGAACACTTAAAAATGAAAAAGATAGACTACTTACACTATTTATTATTGGATTTATGTCTTGTGGAGCTAGGCTTCCTATTTATGTGCTATTTACTGGGGCATTTTTTAGTGAAGACAACGCTGGTAATATTCTATTTTTAATTTATATTTCAGGAGCTATTTTAGGACTTATTGCAGCAAAAATGCTAAAAATTGTGGTATTTAAAAGTGAAGATGAACCTTTTGTAATGGAAATGCCAAAGTATAGAATGCCATCATTTAAACTAATTTGGCATACAGTTTCAAACCAAGCATTAATGTATCTAAAAAAAGCAGGAACATATATTTTAGCTGCTTCTGTTTTAATCTGGTTTGCATCAAACTATCCAAAACATTTAGATATGGATATTCAATATGAAACAAAAATTGAACAAGCACAAACTCAAGATTTAAAAGATAGTTTAGCAAGTGAACATGCTTTATATAATCTTGAAAATTCATACCTTGGTAAAATTGGTAAGTTCTCAGAACCTGCATTTGCACCATTAGGTTTTGACTGGAAAATGGCAGTAGCTTTAGAAACTGGTCTTGCAGCAAAAGAAATTGTTGTATCAACTCTTGGTATTTTATATGGATTAGGGGAAGATCATGATGAAAGTTCATCAGGATTAATGGAGAAAATCAAAAAGAATATTCCTCTTGCATCAGCAATAGCCTTTATTGTATTTGTAATGATTTATTTACCTTGTTTAGCAGCATCAATGGTATTTGCAAGAGAAGCTGGAGGATGGAAGTATTTAGCATACTTATTTGTCTTTACAACAGGAACAGCTTGGGGATTAGCCTTTTTAGCTTATAGTATTGCAGTAGTAGTTATTTAA
- a CDS encoding diguanylate cyclase has product MTINKKIFLLFSALFIVLLSLIYFILKDRESSALEFENQVVKNKVNNLHNILMNKKKLLDNITYEYSTNEAIIKLINEKNKKDLFYDFSSKLDVSYFLILDNNKEIIYSEAYDVSSKEYVDISDSINDFFIQSNLSKYINNEELKFMTFDYERLIFSLERIDEIGYVFTARTLDSAFLSESSSMLDSYISFLPSYSFKNKKVLKGKFNYDISRADSKTIYINIEINDELLKNKFFLSIKLNREFFTEIIQSNKNLLKLFFISFLIFNLVIYVFISKIFTKRIGLISNTVKSVSKKKDLVQNIDLIYDDEITYLSSKMNEMFKIIREAQNEHIKKERDFLQSVLDSQQHIIFITDGTEIQSANKKFLDLFKTNNGFMNNIAVLDDTTKANLLKIAKKHSSIDKPARLKLHNNEDKYFVFDISRVEIRKYIICMNDVSKYNERITHLQNKASTDELTNCYNKATITEYCRYWIEMKDFGLIILDIDKFKNINDTYGHFIGDCILRDLAKLVSNGLHKDDLIGRFGGEEFIIAINANKNDLEAIANRIRILIEDNLFKYEDLELKITASLGCTYCRGGSEFEELFKVADDALYVAKKTGRNRVVYK; this is encoded by the coding sequence ATGACAATCAACAAAAAAATTTTTCTACTGTTTTCTGCCTTATTTATTGTCCTCCTAAGTTTGATATATTTCATATTAAAAGATAGAGAATCAAGTGCCCTTGAATTTGAGAACCAAGTTGTTAAAAACAAAGTAAACAATCTACATAATATTCTTATGAATAAAAAAAAGTTATTAGATAATATAACTTATGAATACTCCACTAATGAAGCTATTATTAAATTAATCAATGAAAAGAATAAAAAAGATTTATTTTATGACTTTTCATCAAAATTAGATGTGAGTTATTTTTTAATTCTAGATAATAATAAAGAGATTATATATAGTGAAGCTTATGACGTAAGCTCAAAAGAGTATGTAGATATTTCTGATTCTATAAATGATTTTTTTATTCAATCAAATCTTTCTAAATATATAAATAACGAAGAATTAAAGTTTATGACCTTTGATTATGAACGGTTAATTTTCTCACTAGAGAGAATTGATGAAATTGGTTATGTTTTTACAGCTAGAACTTTGGATTCTGCTTTTTTAAGTGAATCTTCTTCTATGTTAGATAGTTATATATCTTTTCTGCCTTCTTATAGTTTTAAAAATAAAAAGGTATTAAAAGGGAAGTTTAATTATGACATTTCACGAGCTGATTCGAAAACTATATATATAAATATTGAAATAAATGATGAATTACTAAAAAATAAATTCTTCTTATCTATAAAATTAAATAGAGAGTTTTTCACTGAAATTATCCAAAGTAATAAGAATTTATTAAAACTTTTTTTCATCTCATTTCTGATTTTTAATTTAGTTATCTATGTATTTATAAGTAAAATTTTTACTAAAAGAATAGGTCTTATTTCTAATACTGTAAAAAGTGTATCTAAAAAGAAAGATTTAGTACAAAATATTGATTTAATATATGATGATGAAATTACATATTTATCAAGTAAAATGAATGAAATGTTTAAGATTATTAGAGAAGCTCAAAATGAGCATATTAAAAAAGAAAGAGATTTCTTACAGTCTGTTTTGGATTCTCAACAACACATCATTTTTATAACTGATGGAACAGAAATTCAAAGTGCTAATAAGAAGTTTTTAGATCTATTTAAAACAAACAATGGTTTTATGAATAATATTGCTGTACTAGATGACACAACAAAAGCAAACCTTCTAAAGATTGCTAAAAAACACTCTTCTATTGATAAACCTGCAAGACTTAAACTTCATAATAATGAAGATAAATATTTTGTATTTGATATCTCAAGAGTTGAAATTAGAAAGTATATTATTTGTATGAATGATGTATCAAAATATAATGAAAGAATAACTCACTTACAAAATAAAGCTTCTACTGATGAATTAACTAATTGTTATAACAAAGCGACTATTACGGAATATTGTAGATACTGGATAGAGATGAAAGACTTTGGTTTAATTATCCTTGATATTGACAAGTTTAAAAATATTAATGATACTTATGGACATTTTATTGGAGATTGTATTTTAAGAGATTTAGCAAAACTAGTTTCTAATGGTTTACATAAAGATGATTTAATAGGTCGTTTTGGTGGAGAAGAGTTTATTATTGCTATTAATGCAAATAAAAATGATTTAGAAGCTATTGCCAATAGAATTAGAATATTAATTGAAGATAATTTATTTAAGTATGAAGATTTAGAACTTAAGATAACAGCTAGTTTAGGCTGCACTTATTGTAGAGGTGGTTCAGAGTTTGAAGAGTTATTTAAAGTGGCTGATGATGCTTTATATGTGGCTAAAAAGACAGGAAGAAATAGAGTTGTTTACAAGTAG
- a CDS encoding Fur family transcriptional regulator, producing the protein MRRYEISFESFLENFKKSVVKSGYKNSIQKDYILKILYFSDEHLSAEQIVNIAKTLYKIDMGIATVYRTVKFFETMNIVNSLDIGDGAKRYELNISIHHDHMICTSCSAIIEFTDDLIEEQQEKVAKANNFLLKDHIMTIYGICEKCQ; encoded by the coding sequence GTGAGAAGATATGAAATTAGTTTTGAATCATTCTTGGAAAATTTTAAAAAATCTGTTGTTAAATCAGGCTATAAAAATTCAATTCAAAAAGATTATATTTTAAAGATATTATATTTTAGTGATGAGCACTTAAGTGCTGAGCAAATAGTAAATATTGCAAAAACATTATATAAAATAGACATGGGAATTGCTACAGTTTATAGAACTGTGAAATTCTTTGAAACAATGAATATTGTAAATTCTTTAGATATAGGTGATGGTGCTAAAAGATATGAGCTAAACATTTCTATTCATCATGACCATATGATTTGTACTTCTTGTAGTGCTATCATCGAGTTTACAGATGATTTAATAGAAGAACAACAAGAAAAAGTTGCTAAAGCAAACAACTTTTTATTAAAAGACCATATTATGACAATTTATGGAATTTGTGAGAAATGTCAATAA
- a CDS encoding arginyltransferase — protein sequence MNILNRDIEFIEEQRDCSYFDTEISDIRYRYMYDCSTDQYQSMLERGWRRFGKMHFVPECKACTKCVSMRIDVAKYEFSKSEKRVISKNKDTKLYIRPPSMTLEHLNLYDKYHAFMNAKKDWPYSPIEPGEYQKSYVDGKAEYSKEFLYMKDNKLIGVALVDLLPNSVSSIYCYYDHDYSDLSIGKFSILAQIKIAKEMNIPYIYLGYWIKDHLSMGYKEAYKPFEILKNRPTLNEETIWENYEL from the coding sequence ATGAATATATTAAATAGAGATATTGAATTTATAGAAGAGCAAAGAGATTGTTCTTATTTTGATACAGAAATATCTGATATTAGATATAGATATATGTATGACTGCTCAACTGATCAATATCAATCTATGTTAGAACGTGGATGGAGAAGATTTGGGAAGATGCATTTTGTGCCAGAGTGTAAAGCCTGTACAAAATGTGTTTCTATGAGAATAGATGTAGCAAAATATGAATTTTCAAAATCTGAAAAACGTGTAATCTCAAAAAATAAAGATACTAAACTATATATAAGACCTCCTTCTATGACTTTAGAGCATTTGAATTTATATGATAAATATCATGCCTTTATGAATGCAAAGAAGGATTGGCCTTACTCTCCAATAGAACCAGGTGAGTATCAAAAATCATATGTTGATGGAAAAGCCGAATACTCAAAAGAGTTTTTATATATGAAAGATAATAAATTAATTGGAGTTGCTTTAGTTGATTTATTACCCAATTCTGTATCTTCTATATATTGTTATTATGATCATGATTATTCAGATTTATCTATTGGTAAATTTTCAATCTTAGCTCAAATAAAAATAGCCAAAGAGATGAATATACCATATATCTATCTTGGATATTGGATTAAAGACCATTTATCTATGGGATATAAAGAAGCTTATAAACCATTTGAAATATTAAAAAATAGACCTACTTTAAATGAAGAGACTATATGGGAAAATTATGAATTATAA
- the trpA gene encoding tryptophan synthase subunit alpha, whose amino-acid sequence MNENIDKKLVGYITASIPDNNFTVDLALSMKEAGVDTLELGVPFSDPVADGPVIEKANLIALQNGFKLKDLFEVSSKIAPNMDTLWMGYMNPFYSYGVENFLQKAEEFGITGTIIPDLPYEMADNYTALYKKYNKASIAFVAPTHTENRIKKVVSNAQKFIYMVAYAGITGSGQKEDLTSVIANVRKYTNTPLYIGFGVDEKTCQEKVKGVDGVIVGSAFVKHIIDDSLSNNEKISKITSLAKEIKEKINQ is encoded by the coding sequence ATGAATGAAAATATTGATAAAAAGTTAGTTGGATACATAACTGCTTCAATTCCTGATAATAATTTTACAGTTGATTTAGCTTTAAGTATGAAAGAAGCAGGTGTTGATACATTGGAGCTTGGAGTACCTTTCTCTGACCCAGTAGCAGATGGTCCAGTAATTGAAAAAGCAAATCTAATTGCATTACAAAATGGTTTTAAATTAAAAGATTTATTTGAAGTTTCTTCGAAAATAGCACCAAATATGGATACTTTATGGATGGGATATATGAACCCATTTTATAGTTATGGGGTTGAAAATTTCTTACAAAAAGCAGAAGAATTTGGTATTACTGGGACAATTATTCCAGACTTACCTTATGAGATGGCAGATAACTACACAGCTTTATATAAAAAATATAATAAAGCATCTATTGCATTTGTAGCTCCTACGCACACAGAAAATAGAATTAAAAAAGTAGTATCAAATGCCCAAAAGTTTATTTATATGGTTGCTTATGCTGGAATTACAGGTAGCGGTCAGAAAGAAGATTTAACTTCAGTTATTGCAAATGTAAGAAAATATACAAATACTCCTTTATATATTGGTTTCGGTGTTGATGAAAAAACATGCCAAGAGAAAGTAAAAGGTGTTGATGGTGTTATTGTTGGTAGTGCATTTGTAAAACATATTATTGATGATTCTTTATCAAACAATGAGAAAATTTCTAAAATTACTTCTCTTGCAAAAGAAATAAAAGAAAAAATTAACCAGTAA
- the pgm gene encoding phosphoglucomutase (alpha-D-glucose-1,6-bisphosphate-dependent) — MSHKLAGIKVPKENLENIPNLISSYYVNKPDVSEVTQKVSFGTSGHRGNSNKISFNENHILAITQALCEYRVKNNITGTLFIGKDSHALSTPAQITTLQVCISNNVKCKIAQNDEYTPTPLISFTILEANKNAKELNDGVVITPSHNPPSDGGFKYNPPNGGPADTDVTNIIQNRANEILENDLKDVKSVSLKEVLKSELLEEFDFVTPYVKSLNEIINIDVIKESKLRIGVDPMGGSGIEVYKKIKEIYNLDIEIVNEFVDPTFSFMTCDHDGKVRMDCSSKFAMASLIDLKDKYDIAFSNDPDFDRHGIVTPSVGLMNPNHYLSVAIWYLYSNRKQWSDTLGIGKTLVSSSMIDRIAKSLDKNLYEVPVGFKWFVDGLYEGTLGFGGEESAGASFLRKDASAWSTDKDGIILNLLAAEITAVCKKDPGVIYQEFEKEFGESFYERMDAPASLEQKAKLKNLSVEDITTDTLAGEEIENIFTNASGNNASIGGLKVSTKNGWFAARPSGTEDIYKIYAESFISAKHLKEIQKQAQEIVLKSIS; from the coding sequence ATGTCTCATAAATTAGCAGGAATAAAAGTTCCAAAAGAGAATTTGGAAAATATTCCTAATCTAATAAGTTCTTATTATGTGAATAAACCAGATGTAAGTGAAGTTACTCAAAAAGTTAGCTTTGGAACATCTGGACATAGAGGAAATTCTAATAAAATTAGTTTTAATGAAAATCATATTTTAGCTATTACACAAGCCTTATGTGAATATAGAGTTAAAAATAATATTACTGGTACATTATTTATTGGAAAAGATTCTCATGCTTTATCAACACCCGCACAAATTACTACACTACAAGTATGTATTTCAAATAATGTAAAGTGTAAAATTGCACAAAACGATGAATATACTCCTACTCCTTTAATCTCATTTACAATTCTAGAAGCAAACAAAAATGCAAAAGAATTAAATGATGGTGTTGTAATTACTCCTTCTCATAATCCTCCAAGTGATGGTGGATTTAAATATAATCCACCAAATGGTGGACCTGCTGATACTGATGTAACAAATATTATTCAAAATAGAGCAAATGAGATATTAGAAAATGATTTAAAAGATGTAAAGTCTGTATCTTTAAAAGAAGTTTTAAAAAGTGAATTACTAGAAGAGTTTGATTTTGTAACTCCTTATGTAAAATCTTTAAATGAAATAATAAATATTGATGTAATCAAAGAATCAAAATTAAGAATTGGTGTTGATCCTATGGGTGGTTCTGGTATTGAAGTATATAAAAAAATAAAAGAAATTTATAACCTTGATATTGAAATTGTAAATGAATTTGTTGATCCTACATTTTCTTTTATGACTTGTGACCATGATGGAAAAGTAAGAATGGATTGTTCTTCAAAATTTGCAATGGCTTCACTTATTGATTTAAAAGATAAATACGATATTGCTTTCTCAAATGACCCTGATTTTGATAGACATGGAATCGTAACTCCTAGTGTTGGACTTATGAATCCAAATCACTATTTATCAGTTGCTATTTGGTATTTATATTCAAATAGAAAACAGTGGAGTGATACATTAGGAATTGGTAAAACATTAGTTTCTAGTTCTATGATTGATAGAATTGCTAAGTCTTTAGATAAAAACTTATATGAAGTACCAGTTGGTTTTAAATGGTTTGTTGATGGTTTATACGAAGGAACTTTAGGTTTTGGAGGAGAAGAGAGTGCTGGAGCTTCTTTTTTAAGAAAAGATGCTAGTGCTTGGTCTACAGATAAAGATGGAATTATTCTAAATTTATTAGCAGCAGAAATTACAGCTGTTTGTAAAAAAGATCCAGGTGTTATATATCAAGAGTTCGAAAAAGAATTTGGAGAATCTTTCTATGAAAGAATGGATGCTCCAGCTTCATTAGAGCAAAAAGCTAAACTTAAAAACCTAAGTGTTGAAGACATTACAACAGATACTTTAGCAGGTGAAGAGATTGAAAATATCTTTACAAATGCAAGTGGAAATAATGCTTCAATTGGTGGATTAAAAGTAAGTACTAAGAATGGTTGGTTCGCTGCACGTCCTTCTGGAACAGAAGATATTTACAAAATATACGCAGAGAGTTTTATAAGTGCAAAGCATTTAAAAGAGATTCAAAAACAAGCACAAGAGATAGTTCTAAAAAGTATATCTTAA
- the panB gene encoding 3-methyl-2-oxobutanoate hydroxymethyltransferase, which produces MSIIRHEFEKMNVTKIKKAKGNKNLTMITSYDALFAKLFEEIADMILVGDSLNMSFAGKPDTLSATLDQMIYHTNAVCTGAPKAFVILDMPFGTYNNKDQALTNAVRVYQETNAAAIKIEGGEDRAHIISHLTSNSVAVIGHIGLMPQFVRSEGGYKVRGKTEEDTQQLIKDAIAVEKAGAFCIVIEGVMSDAAKRISEAVSIPTIGIGAGNVTDGQVLVWSDMLGFFESFKPKFVRHYMTGAQQVKDAVSQYKSDVQDASFPAKEEEY; this is translated from the coding sequence ATGAGTATTATTAGACATGAATTTGAGAAAATGAATGTAACAAAAATAAAAAAAGCAAAAGGCAATAAAAATTTAACAATGATTACCTCGTATGACGCGCTTTTTGCAAAACTATTTGAAGAAATAGCAGATATGATTCTTGTGGGAGATAGCTTAAATATGAGCTTTGCTGGAAAGCCAGACACTCTATCTGCAACACTTGATCAAATGATTTATCATACTAATGCTGTATGTACAGGAGCACCTAAAGCTTTTGTTATTTTAGATATGCCATTTGGAACATACAATAACAAAGACCAAGCATTAACTAATGCTGTTAGAGTTTATCAAGAAACAAACGCAGCAGCTATTAAAATTGAAGGTGGAGAAGATAGAGCACATATTATCTCTCACCTAACTTCTAATTCAGTAGCTGTTATAGGTCATATTGGTTTAATGCCACAATTCGTAAGAAGTGAAGGTGGATATAAAGTTAGAGGTAAAACAGAAGAAGACACTCAACAATTAATCAAAGATGCAATTGCAGTTGAAAAAGCAGGTGCATTCTGTATTGTTATTGAAGGTGTTATGAGTGATGCTGCAAAAAGAATTAGTGAAGCAGTTTCAATTCCTACTATTGGTATTGGTGCTGGTAATGTAACAGATGGCCAAGTACTTGTATGGTCTGATATGTTAGGTTTCTTTGAAAGCTTCAAACCAAAATTCGTAAGACACTATATGACTGGTGCTCAACAAGTTAAAGATGCAGTAAGTCAATATAAAAGTGATGTACAAGATGCATCATTTCCTGCAAAAGAAGAAGAATACTAA
- the ruvB gene encoding Holliday junction branch migration DNA helicase RuvB translates to MERVVEVEQISFEEDNAEISLRPSSWDDYIGQEKIKKNLRVFIEASKKRNEALDHILFYGPPGLGKTTVSYLISNEMNTNIKVTAGPMIEKSGDLAAILTNLEEGDILFIDEIHRLSAAVEEILYPAMEDYRLDIIIGSGPAAQTVKIDLPRFTLIGATTRAGMLSNPLRERFGMHFRMQFYNYDELAKIIKKASVKLDKLCDDDAALEISRRSRGTPRVALRLLKRVRDFAEVENEDVIHLERCKYALDEIGVNDSGFDEMDINLLELLISNKGKPMGLSTMAAALSEDEGTIEDAIEPYLLANGFIERTARGRVASVKTYEMFRMSYPGSEKLDDEGNLF, encoded by the coding sequence ATGGAAAGAGTTGTTGAAGTTGAACAAATCTCTTTTGAAGAGGATAATGCTGAAATAAGCCTTCGTCCTTCTTCATGGGATGATTATATTGGTCAAGAAAAAATCAAAAAAAACCTAAGAGTTTTTATTGAAGCTTCTAAAAAAAGAAATGAAGCTTTAGATCATATACTTTTTTATGGTCCTCCAGGACTTGGTAAAACAACTGTTTCTTATCTTATTTCAAATGAAATGAATACAAATATTAAAGTAACTGCTGGCCCTATGATTGAAAAATCAGGGGATTTAGCTGCAATTTTAACAAACCTTGAAGAAGGTGACATTTTATTTATTGATGAAATTCATAGACTAAGTGCTGCTGTTGAAGAGATACTTTATCCTGCAATGGAAGATTATAGACTTGATATTATTATAGGTTCTGGTCCTGCTGCACAAACTGTTAAAATTGATCTTCCTAGATTTACTTTAATAGGTGCTACTACAAGAGCTGGAATGTTATCAAATCCTTTAAGAGAGAGATTTGGTATGCATTTTAGAATGCAGTTTTACAACTATGATGAACTAGCAAAAATTATCAAAAAAGCATCTGTAAAATTAGATAAATTATGTGATGATGATGCAGCTTTAGAAATTTCAAGAAGATCAAGAGGAACGCCAAGAGTTGCCTTACGATTATTAAAAAGAGTAAGAGACTTTGCTGAAGTTGAAAATGAAGATGTAATTCATCTTGAAAGATGTAAGTATGCATTAGATGAAATTGGAGTTAATGATTCTGGTTTTGATGAAATGGATATTAATCTTCTTGAACTTCTTATTTCTAATAAGGGTAAACCAATGGGTCTATCAACTATGGCAGCAGCTCTTAGTGAAGATGAAGGAACTATTGAAGATGCAATTGAACCTTATTTACTTGCAAATGGTTTTATTGAAAGAACAGCAAGAGGAAGAGTAGCTTCTGTAAAAACATATGAGATGTTTAGAATGTCTTATCCAGGAAGTGAAAAATTAGATGACGAAGGAAATCTATTTTGA
- a CDS encoding AI-2E family transporter has product MKPVYFLILIAAVTIFFMVELFSPFLKAMFVALLLAVATNSLTLFLEHRLKSRAVSASLMTVSLAGIFFIPVMYCIFSFANFFNHIDQVALIKSFDSVKFWVENISDDFLFLKQQLNQILAKVDVGEVVQKIISLGAYLGKNSATFMIDMVMILIFYFFFTLYASSLSTYMKDLLPIKKDDSITLFYESSNVMTVVLYSILVTAVFEGFLFGFFMTFYRYDGLLLGVLYGFASLIPVVGGVIMWLPLAIYEAMTGSITNAIVIAVYSILMISVFADTFAKPVIIKYINQRVVRTPTNVNEILIFFSIVAGLATFGFWGMIIGPAMVTFFISIMHLVKKYTEEFKENVSES; this is encoded by the coding sequence TTGAAACCAGTCTACTTTTTAATCTTAATAGCGGCAGTTACAATATTTTTTATGGTGGAATTATTTTCTCCATTTTTAAAAGCTATGTTTGTTGCATTATTATTAGCAGTTGCTACTAATTCTCTCACTCTATTTTTAGAACATAGATTAAAAAGTCGAGCTGTATCAGCTTCTTTAATGACAGTTAGTCTTGCTGGAATATTTTTTATTCCCGTAATGTATTGTATTTTTTCTTTTGCAAACTTCTTTAATCATATAGATCAAGTTGCCTTAATAAAAAGTTTTGATTCTGTTAAGTTTTGGGTAGAAAATATCTCTGATGATTTCTTATTTTTAAAACAACAATTAAATCAAATTTTAGCAAAAGTAGATGTAGGAGAAGTAGTACAGAAAATCATATCTTTAGGGGCATACTTAGGTAAAAACTCTGCAACATTTATGATTGATATGGTTATGATTCTTATCTTTTATTTCTTCTTTACTTTGTATGCAAGTAGTTTATCTACTTATATGAAAGACCTATTACCAATAAAAAAAGATGATTCAATTACTCTATTTTATGAATCTTCTAATGTAATGACAGTTGTTTTATACTCAATTTTAGTAACTGCTGTATTTGAAGGATTTCTATTTGGTTTCTTTATGACATTCTATAGATATGATGGTTTATTACTTGGAGTATTATATGGTTTTGCTTCACTTATACCAGTAGTTGGTGGAGTTATAATGTGGCTTCCACTAGCTATTTATGAAGCAATGACTGGCTCAATTACTAATGCAATTGTAATTGCAGTTTATTCAATATTAATGATTTCAGTTTTTGCTGATACTTTTGCAAAACCAGTTATTATTAAATATATTAATCAAAGAGTAGTTAGAACACCTACTAATGTAAATGAGATTTTAATCTTCTTTTCTATTGTTGCAGGTTTAGCAACATTTGGTTTTTGGGGTATGATTATAGGGCCTGCAATGGTGACATTTTTCATATCAATTATGCATTTAGTTAAGAAATATACAGAAGAATTCAAAGAGAATGTATCCGAAAGTTAG